Proteins encoded together in one Mannheimia haemolytica window:
- the glmM gene encoding Phosphoglucosamine mutase — protein sequence MARKYFGTDGVRGEVGKFPITPEFALKLGWAAGKVLATQGTKKVLIGKDTRISGYMLESALEAGLTAAGLSAVFVGPMPTPAIAYLTRTFRAEAGIVISASHNPYYDNGIKFFSSVGEKLPDEIEEAIEAMLDQPMDCVDSANLGRASRINDAAGRYIEFCKGTFPSELSLEGYKIVVDCANGATYHIAPNVMRELGAEVLEIGTKPDGLNINEKCGATDIKALQKVVVEAGADVGLAYDGDGDRLIMVDHLGNKVDGDQILFILAREALRSGKLQGGVVGTLMSNMSLELALKELAIPFSRANVGDRYVLEQLKEKGWKLGGENSGHIIVLDKNTTGDGVIASLQVLAAMVSHKLSLNDLAKAVPLFPQVLLNVRFEKGAANPLESNEVKAVAADVEKRLAGKGRILLRKSGTEPLIRVMVECEDAVLAQSCAEEIVEAVKRN from the coding sequence ATGGCTCGTAAATATTTCGGCACAGATGGTGTGCGTGGTGAAGTAGGTAAATTTCCAATTACCCCTGAATTTGCCTTAAAGCTCGGTTGGGCGGCAGGTAAAGTGTTGGCAACCCAAGGCACAAAAAAGGTGTTAATCGGTAAAGATACCCGTATTTCTGGCTATATGTTGGAATCGGCACTGGAAGCAGGTTTAACCGCAGCAGGTTTATCCGCTGTATTCGTAGGCCCAATGCCAACCCCTGCGATTGCTTATTTAACCCGTACTTTCCGTGCGGAAGCCGGCATTGTGATTTCTGCCTCTCACAATCCTTATTACGATAACGGCATTAAATTCTTCTCCTCAGTAGGCGAAAAACTACCTGATGAAATTGAAGAAGCAATTGAAGCAATGCTCGATCAGCCAATGGATTGCGTAGATTCAGCAAATTTAGGTCGTGCCAGCCGTATTAATGATGCCGCAGGACGTTATATCGAGTTTTGTAAAGGCACTTTCCCGTCTGAATTAAGCCTCGAGGGGTATAAAATTGTAGTAGATTGTGCCAACGGTGCAACCTACCATATCGCGCCGAATGTAATGCGTGAGCTAGGGGCAGAAGTGCTTGAAATCGGCACTAAGCCGGATGGTTTAAACATCAACGAAAAATGCGGTGCAACCGACATTAAAGCGTTACAAAAAGTAGTTGTAGAAGCAGGAGCAGATGTTGGCTTAGCCTATGATGGCGATGGCGACCGCTTAATTATGGTTGATCACTTAGGCAATAAAGTTGATGGCGACCAAATCCTGTTTATTTTAGCCCGTGAAGCTTTACGTTCAGGCAAATTACAAGGCGGTGTAGTCGGTACATTAATGAGTAATATGAGCTTGGAATTAGCGTTAAAAGAGTTAGCCATTCCGTTCTCCCGTGCCAATGTGGGCGACCGCTATGTGTTAGAACAGCTTAAAGAAAAAGGCTGGAAACTGGGGGGCGAAAACTCCGGGCATATTATCGTGTTAGATAAAAACACCACCGGCGATGGTGTTATTGCTTCTCTGCAAGTATTAGCAGCAATGGTAAGCCACAAATTGAGCTTGAATGATTTGGCAAAAGCCGTGCCACTATTCCCACAAGTTCTGCTAAATGTTCGCTTTGAGAAAGGGGCGGCAAATCCGCTTGAAAGTAACGAAGTGAAAGCGGTAGCGGCAGATGTGGAAAAACGCTTGGCAGGCAAAGGGCGTATTTTATTGCGTAAATCAGGCACTGAGCCATTAATTCGAGTGATGGTGGAGTGCGAAGATGCTGTACTTGCTCAAAGCTGTGCGGAAGAGATTGTTGAAGCAGTAAAACGTAACTAA
- the rpiA gene encoding Ribose-5-phosphate isomerase A, with product MDQQEMKKIAAQAALKFVKPDTIVGVGSGSTVNCFIDALASMNDEIKGAVAASKASEQRLRDIGIEVFSANEVTELDVYIDGADEITPQGAMIKGGGAALTREKIVSSLAKKFICIVDKSKQVDVLGSTFPLPVEVIPMARSYVARQLVSLGGSPEYREGVVTDNGNVILDVHNFKIMEPLKMEHTINNIAGVVTNGIFAQRFANVTIVGTPEGAVILE from the coding sequence ATGGATCAACAAGAAATGAAAAAAATTGCGGCACAAGCTGCATTAAAATTTGTAAAACCGGACACTATTGTTGGGGTGGGAAGTGGTTCAACCGTAAACTGTTTTATTGATGCCCTTGCTTCAATGAATGATGAGATTAAAGGAGCGGTTGCTGCCTCTAAAGCCTCGGAACAGCGTTTGCGTGATATCGGCATTGAAGTATTCAGTGCCAATGAAGTGACGGAATTAGATGTGTATATTGACGGAGCTGATGAAATCACGCCACAAGGGGCGATGATTAAAGGTGGTGGGGCAGCACTTACCCGTGAGAAAATCGTGAGTTCATTAGCGAAAAAATTTATCTGCATTGTGGATAAATCCAAACAAGTTGATGTGCTGGGTTCGACTTTTCCACTACCTGTAGAAGTGATCCCAATGGCTCGTTCTTATGTTGCTCGTCAGCTTGTGTCATTAGGCGGTTCGCCGGAATACCGTGAGGGCGTGGTAACCGATAACGGCAATGTGATTTTAGATGTACATAACTTTAAAATTATGGAGCCGTTGAAAATGGAGCATACCATTAATAATATTGCAGGGGTGGTGACTAACGGTATTTTTGCACAACGTTTTGCCAATGTGACTATTGTTGGAACACCTGAAGGCGCAGTTATTTTAGAATAA